Within the Gracilinema caldarium DSM 7334 genome, the region ACAATAAATACAATAAATTGTAGTAATTTTCATAGATACTGAGTTTCGATAGAGGCCCTGTTTTGAATAAATTGATTTCGTGAGGTAGGAGACAAGAACCTGAAGCGGAGCTCCAGGGTTAATCCGCTTTTTGCTCCTTCTCTTGCCCAAGTTACGGTATGTCATTATTATGACAGTTTGTAATATCTTCGCACCAGCGACAAGAGAAGGAGCCCCGATTCATGGCCAAATATCCTTTTGACACGATTGAGCCGAAATGGCAAAAATATTGGGAAGAGCACAAAACCTTTAAGGCGGTAGAAGATCCCGCATTCCCCAAGGAAAAACGCCAGTATGTACTGGACATGTTCCCCTACCCATCTGCCCAGGGCCTCCACGTGGGGCATCCGGAGGGCTACACCGCCACCGACATTTATTGCCGCTACCTCAGAATGAACGGCTTTAACGTGCTCCATCCCATGGGCTTCGATGCCTTTGGGCTTCCCGCAGAAAACTATGCAATAAAGACCGGAACCCACCCGGCCACCACCACCCGGGCAAACATCGATAAATTCCGCACCCAAATTAAGGCCCTCGGGTTTTCTTATGACTGGGACCGGGAAGTGTCTACCTGCGAAGCGGATTATTACAAGTGGACCCAATGGATTTTCCTGAAACTCTTTGAAAAGGGCTTGGCCTACGAGGCAGAAACACCGATTAACTGGTGTCCCTCTTGTAAAACAGGCTTGGCCAACGAAGAGGTAAAGGATGGTGCCTGCGATCGCTGCGGCACCAAGGTTACCCGGAAACGGATCCGGCAATGGATTTTAAAAATCACCGCCTATGCGGAACGGCTCTTGGAAGACCTGGACCTGCTCGATTGGCCCGAACCGGTAAAATTGATGCAGCGGAACTGGATCGGTAAATCTGAAGGGGCTAATGTCATCTTTAAAATTGATGGCCATGATGCGGAGCTAGAGATTTATACGACCCGTCCTGACACCCTTTTTGGTGCAACCTACATGGTGCTCGCCCCGGAGCATCCCCTGGTACCAAAAATTACCACTGCGGAACAGAAAGCAGCTGTAGAGGCTTATTTGGATGCAGCAGCTAAGAAGAGTGATCTGGAGCGAACCGACCTGGCAAAGGAAAAAACCGGTGTATTCTCAGGGGCTTATGCTCTTAATCCGGTAAACGGAAAAAAGATCCCCATCTGGATTGCCGATTATGTACTCATTTCCTACGGCACCGGGGCTATTATGGCGGTGCCCGCCCACGATGAACGGGACTGGGACTTTGCCAAGGCTTTTAACCTCCCCATTATTCAGGTAGTGGCCGGTGAACCGCCTGCTATAGGGAAAGATTATTCCCAAACTCCGGAAACCTGTACAACCGCCGATGGCTGGGCGGTCAATTCAGGGCCCTTTGATGGAACGCCCACCGCTGAATTTAAACAAAAAATCATTGGCTGGCTCGAAGAAAAGGGTATCGGCAAGCGGGCAGTAAACTACAAACTTCGGGACTGGATCTTCAGCCGCCAGCGTTATTGGGGCGAACCAATTCCGATTGTACACTGTGAATCCTGCGGCATTGTCCCCCTGCCAGAGGATCAGCTTCCCCTAACCCTCCCGGATGTACAGTCCTATGCACCAACCGGCACCGGCGAATCCCCCCTGGCAGGCATTACCGACTGGGTTAACACCACCTGTCCCAAATGCGGAGGCAAGGCAAAACGGGAAACCAACACCATGCCCCAGTGGGCCGGTTCTTGCTGGTACTACCTGCGCTACCTCGATCCCCACAATGACAAGGAATTTGCCTCTAAAAAGGCGATAGAGTACTGGATGCCCGTAGACCTGTATGTGGGCGGCACGGAACACGCGGTTCTGCACCTCCTGTACAGCCGGTTCTGGCATAAGGTGCTTTACGACCTAGGGCTTGTGAACTCTAAGGAACCATTCCAACGGCTTGTAAACCAGGGCATGATTCTTGGGGAAGATGGCCAAAAAATGAGTAAAAGTCGGGGTAATGTTATCAATCCTGATGACATTATTCGGGACTATGGTGCCGATTCCATGCGGGTTTATGAAATGTTTATGGGCCCCCTGGAAGTAAGTAAACCCTGGGCAACCGCCGGCCTCGTTGGTGTATCTCGTTTCCTTGAACGGCTCTGGGCTCTGGGGGAAAAACCTTTGGCAGACACACCAGAAGCGGCGGGAATTTCCAGCGACCAGAAAACAGAATTACTACGTATTCTGCATAAAACTATAAAAAAAGTTACTGATGACACGTCAACCCTCAATTTTAACACCGCCATCAGTGCGATGATGGTTTATTCATCTGAACTGGCAAAGCTGGAAAAACTACCCAGACCCTTCTGGGAACCTCTGGTACAGATGGTTAGCCCCTATGCTCCCCACCTGGCGGAAGAGCTTTGGGAAAAATTAGGGTACAAGGAATCCATTTCTAAGAGCCAATGGCCACAATATGATGCAAGCCTCGCGGCGGATAACGAGGTAACGATTGTAGTTCAGGTGAACGGCAAAATTCGCGACAAATTCACCGCGCCTATTGGGATTTCCAAAGCGGAACTGGAAAAAACAGCCCTAAACCTGCCCGGCATTCAGAAATGGCTCGAAGGCCTTACCATTGCCAAAGTTATTTCTGTGCCGGATAAATTAGTAAATATCGTCGTAAAATAACGATAGGGAGCCATGAAAGGCTCTCTCAGTATCTAATACATAATGGGCACCTCTAAAGATGTGGTTACATTGTTAGATGCGCCTCAGAATATTCTTACAGGTTCTACTTATAAAGTTATAAAGCTGGGTACGTTCTGCAACTGCCCGGCTTTTTCTAATAGGTAATAATAACCGCTATAAATTTAAGCGGTGCTGTCCCGGTATTCTTAATGCTATGACTTGCACCGTCACCTGTAACAACCACATCACCTTGTTGAATGGGGGTATCGACCCCATTATCTTTTACTACACCGGTTCCCTCAAGAATAATGTAATATTCAGTTTCCGAATCATGACGATGTTCACCAATAGAGGCCCCTGGAGGCAAGGAAATTTCAGACAGCAGTCGGGCATTTTTCATAGTCGCTCCATCTACCAGATGAACCAAGGTTGTGGTTCCCTCCCCATTACGCATTCGTTCCTTCAACTCAACCTTCATAGTATGGCGATGAATAATCATAGAAAGCCTCCTCTTAACCTTAATTGAAATACACAGTTCAATGGTGTACTATATAGCATAATATCATGAATACCGAACGAAAAAAACTATTACAATCAATGTTTTGGGCAGTCCTGATTGGCCTTTTAGCAAATCTGGGTATTGCCTTCTTGATGGATTTTAAAGATATCCTGGGAGCCTTAAAAAGGGTTGATTTTAGCATTCTTTTTGTCCCATTCTTTTTCTATCTTTTAATTTATATCATAGATTCTGTCCGATTACTCATGGTATTAAAGCAATTTAATATAACTATTTCAATCTGGGAAGCTTTTTACAACAGTGTCAATGTTACGCTCTTTTCCAATCTGACCCCTATGGCAACAGGAGGACAACCATTTCAAATTCTACATCTCACATCAATCGGTATTGATAGTAAAAAAGCAACCAACGTAGTACTTTCACGTCATGTAGAATTCATGTTAACAGCTTTTTTTATTTTTATGATCAGCATTCCCACCGCAATAGGTCTTGCCAATTCGATGAAAATCGGAAGAGGTCCTATGTATATCGGTTTTATGGTGTCCCTTATCATGTCAATCTTTTTTTTATTTGCACTTATCAGTCCAAATACCATCAGTCGTTTTGTGTTACGCTTTGATAAAACAAAATTGGGAAATTTACTTGGTAGAATACTCAAGCGGGAAAATTGGGCAGAGGTGTTTCACCGATGGGCCACATCTTTAAAAGAAGAAGTTAGTTTCCTTTGGGCCGAAAAAACCCTCATTATGGTTACCGACTTGCTTTTGGGATGTATCAACTTAGGTTTACAAGCCATGTCCGTATATTATGTATTGATGAAACTCACGCCCTTGCAATCAACATTTTTCCATGTGATGGCAACCTTTGTTATCATCAATCTTGTTATCTATTACATACCGACTCCGGGGGGAAGTGGAAGCATCGAAGGGGCTTATATTTGGATTTTTTCCGGTATGAATAACACTCCCGCAGCGACTACAGTTGCTATAGTTTTATGGCGAGTTGCAACCTTTTATTTACATATCCTTTTCGGTTTTTGTATATTTTTTATTCATTCATATATAAGTGACAAAGGCAAATCAAAAAATGTCTTTACTCAGATTTAAAGTAAAATGGGATTTCTTTAACTTGTTTTAAGAAACCCCTAATATGACAGAGGGTATTATGAAAAAACTTCGTATCGCAATGCTTTCATCCTTTTATTTTCCTCACGTGGGCGGTACTGAACGGTATGTTCATGATCTTTCATTTGCATTAGCTCAACGAGGACATACTATAACGATTTTTTCTCATTTTCCCGGACCGGTTCAAAAGGATGAGTATTCTTCAATCCAAATAATTCGAATCCCTGCAATTTGGGGCCCAGCCTATTCACCCATCCTCGCACCTCAACCGAAACGAATGCTCGCCAATATGGATATCATTCATGCCCATGCTCCGCCCTTCTTTTTCCTTAATCATACAGCTAAAATCCATGGTATTCCTCAGGTGTTAACCTATCATTGTGATATAGAAATCCCAGAACGGCTTGGTCCAATAGATTTACCTCAGGAACCCAAAAAAATAATCGATCGTTATTTTATAAAATCTACCCAATTGCATTTAAAAAAGGTTGATCGAATCGTAACAACTACCAGGACCTATGCAGAAACTTCTGCAACCCTTGCTGGTTTTCCCTATACGGTCATACCAATTGGCATCAACACAGCAAGATATAAAGAACAGCTTGAACAATGCAGGCTTCGAGGTTGTATTCGAAAGGAACATGAAATACTCTTTGTTGGACGTTTAGTTGCAACCAAAGGCTTATGGTTTCTATTAGAAGCTATAGAGATTCTTTATACTAGAGGCGTTAAAGCTCATTTCACAATTGTTGGAACTGGTGAAGAGCTCCTCAGCCTTAAGTTATTTGTAACAACCCATAACTTAGAGAATATGGTGACCTTTGCAGGCCAAGTTGATGATCAGACCCTATCTGATCTATACAGTACTGCAAGTCTTTTCATCTTGCCATCTTTTGTTCGGCTCGAAGCCTTTGGTATTGTCCAACTTGAAGCCCTGGCCATGGGTGTTCCTGTTATAGCTTCTGACATGCCCGGTGTCAACGAAGTAGTCCAACGATCCGGTGGTGGCTGGCTTGTTCCACCTAAGAATCCAGAAGCTCTGGCAGAAAAAATCCAATATGCCTTGGAACATAAAGAAGAACGGTTAGCTCGAGCTCAGCAGGGACAAGAGTATGTATTTAAATATTATGATTGGTCAGTAATATCTGAACAATTTGAAAATTTGTACTACGAATTATTACAGCAAAAAGGTCACACCCTATGATTGATATTCGAAGTGATACGGTCACGAAACCGACTCAGGCTATGCGAAAAGCTATGGCAGAGGCTGAGGTTGGAGATGATGTGTACCGAGATGATCCCACCGTTAACGAACTCGAACGACTTGCGGCCTCTCTGGTCGGCAAAGAGGCAGCGCTCTTTGTTCCCTCAGGGACCTTTGGCAACCAGCTGGCCCTTTTTACCTGGTGCAAACGGGGCAGTGAAGTCATCCTTGGGGAGGATTGCCATATCATTCAGCATGAAGCAGGAGCCGCTTCCGTCATTGCGGGAGTACAAACCAGGCCCATACCGGCACCGACAGGAAGACTGAATCCTCAGGATATCGAAAAACGTATCCGCGGCAATGATATTCATTATCCGCCAACAAGCCTTATCTGTATGGAAAATGCCCATTCCTCTGGCTCAGTCGTACCGCTCCACGCCATGGATGAGGTCTACACCGTGGCACAATCCCACGGAATTCCCGTCCATCTTGATGGAGCCCGCATCTTTAATGCAGCGGTGAGTCTCGGTGTCGAAGCCAGGGAACTAGCAGCAAGGGCTGATTCAGTCATGTTCTGCCTTTCCAAGGGTCTCTGCGCGCCGGTGGGTTCTCTGCTGGCGGGCCCGGCGGCATTTATCGACCAGGCCCGCAAAAACCGAAAAATTATGGGTGGGGGCATGCGTCAGACGGGCATTTTGGCCGCAGCGGGGATTGTGGCCCTCCGAGACATGACTGGCCGCCTGGCAGAAGATCACCGCCGGGCCCGCCGTCTCGCCGAGGGCTTAAGCGCCATACCGGGGGTTCAGGTGGCCAAGGACCGGATGGACATCAATATGGTGTTTTTCTCTATCCCTGCCCTTGCTTCGCCAGAAAAGGGACAGCGTTTTATTGAACTTTTAAAAGAGGCAGGCATCCTCGCCAATCCACCTGAACAGGGGAACTTCCGCTTTGTAACCCATTACTGGATTGGCGACCCAGAGGTTCAGCAAATCATCGATGCTTGCAAACAAGCATTGACCCTTGTACAATAGGGTCTTCATTTTATTGTAGAGCAGGTTATTATGGGAGAATATCGATACGTCCGTCAAACTGAAAACATAATGAATTACATGTCCTTTGCAGGAAGTAGGCTGATAGTTTTCGAGGATTTCGAAGGTCATCGGGATCCTACCATCCGGTGGCTGAGCAATCATCCAGGGGATGCACTCATTTTTTTATCCAATGACATTATGGGAAAGCCCATTCTGGTTCCCTGGGATGTTAATATGGCAAAACAGTATGCATCCGATTTCTTTACCATCATCCCTTATACGGACTTTGAACGCAATCCCTACAAAGCCCTGAAAGCGGTTGTGGAAATCATGAACGTTCCCCCGGGCAGTCGCATTGAAATTCCACCGGAAACATCCTACCCATCCTTTCTTCGGTATGTAGACACCCTTCCCGATTACGATATTATCTGCCGGGAAGATGGTACCCATGCAGAAATTAAAGCGATGCGGGCTATTAAAGCTGCTGAAGAAATCGAGCGATATCGTACTGCTGCTCGTATTACCAACGAAGTGATCGATGAACTGGAAAAACAGATCAGGGCGGGTGCTTTTAAGACTGAAGTTGATGTAGCCCAATTTATTGAACGGGAAGGCCGGATGCGGGGTTGTGAAGGTACGGGCTTCGAAACCCTCGTGGCTGGACCCAAACGGAGCTTTGGCATCCATGCTTTTCCCAGTTATACCGGTGAACCCTTTGGAACCCAGGGACTTTCGATTATCGATTTTGGACTTAAATATGATGGGTACACCACCGATGTGACCATTACTGTAGCTAAGGGGCCCCTGAATCGGACCCAGGAACGGATGCTCAGTCTCGTAGAAAAGGCCTATAACCTGGCGGTTTCCCTGGCAAAGGAAGGGACTCCAACCAGGGATATAGCCCTCGCGGTGGATACTCATTTTGAAAAGGCTAAAAAGAAAATGCCCCATGCCCTGGGACATGGTATTGGAGTCGAGGCCCACGAAGAACCGGCTATACGAAGCCGATCCGACAATGAATGGGTTTTACAGCAGGGGATGGTCTTTACCCTAGAACCGGGACTTTATGACCCGGCCCATGGGGGCTGCCGTCTGGAAAACGATTTTATGCTGACCGAGAATGGCCTTGAACAGCTGACCA harbors:
- the leuS gene encoding leucine--tRNA ligase encodes the protein MAKYPFDTIEPKWQKYWEEHKTFKAVEDPAFPKEKRQYVLDMFPYPSAQGLHVGHPEGYTATDIYCRYLRMNGFNVLHPMGFDAFGLPAENYAIKTGTHPATTTRANIDKFRTQIKALGFSYDWDREVSTCEADYYKWTQWIFLKLFEKGLAYEAETPINWCPSCKTGLANEEVKDGACDRCGTKVTRKRIRQWILKITAYAERLLEDLDLLDWPEPVKLMQRNWIGKSEGANVIFKIDGHDAELEIYTTRPDTLFGATYMVLAPEHPLVPKITTAEQKAAVEAYLDAAAKKSDLERTDLAKEKTGVFSGAYALNPVNGKKIPIWIADYVLISYGTGAIMAVPAHDERDWDFAKAFNLPIIQVVAGEPPAIGKDYSQTPETCTTADGWAVNSGPFDGTPTAEFKQKIIGWLEEKGIGKRAVNYKLRDWIFSRQRYWGEPIPIVHCESCGIVPLPEDQLPLTLPDVQSYAPTGTGESPLAGITDWVNTTCPKCGGKAKRETNTMPQWAGSCWYYLRYLDPHNDKEFASKKAIEYWMPVDLYVGGTEHAVLHLLYSRFWHKVLYDLGLVNSKEPFQRLVNQGMILGEDGQKMSKSRGNVINPDDIIRDYGADSMRVYEMFMGPLEVSKPWATAGLVGVSRFLERLWALGEKPLADTPEAAGISSDQKTELLRILHKTIKKVTDDTSTLNFNTAISAMMVYSSELAKLEKLPRPFWEPLVQMVSPYAPHLAEELWEKLGYKESISKSQWPQYDASLAADNEVTIVVQVNGKIRDKFTAPIGISKAELEKTALNLPGIQKWLEGLTIAKVISVPDKLVNIVVK
- a CDS encoding cupin domain-containing protein, translated to MIIHRHTMKVELKERMRNGEGTTTLVHLVDGATMKNARLLSEISLPPGASIGEHRHDSETEYYIILEGTGVVKDNGVDTPIQQGDVVVTGDGASHSIKNTGTAPLKFIAVIITY
- a CDS encoding lysylphosphatidylglycerol synthase transmembrane domain-containing protein — encoded protein: MNTERKKLLQSMFWAVLIGLLANLGIAFLMDFKDILGALKRVDFSILFVPFFFYLLIYIIDSVRLLMVLKQFNITISIWEAFYNSVNVTLFSNLTPMATGGQPFQILHLTSIGIDSKKATNVVLSRHVEFMLTAFFIFMISIPTAIGLANSMKIGRGPMYIGFMVSLIMSIFFLFALISPNTISRFVLRFDKTKLGNLLGRILKRENWAEVFHRWATSLKEEVSFLWAEKTLIMVTDLLLGCINLGLQAMSVYYVLMKLTPLQSTFFHVMATFVIINLVIYYIPTPGGSGSIEGAYIWIFSGMNNTPAATTVAIVLWRVATFYLHILFGFCIFFIHSYISDKGKSKNVFTQI
- a CDS encoding glycosyltransferase family 4 protein, with product MKKLRIAMLSSFYFPHVGGTERYVHDLSFALAQRGHTITIFSHFPGPVQKDEYSSIQIIRIPAIWGPAYSPILAPQPKRMLANMDIIHAHAPPFFFLNHTAKIHGIPQVLTYHCDIEIPERLGPIDLPQEPKKIIDRYFIKSTQLHLKKVDRIVTTTRTYAETSATLAGFPYTVIPIGINTARYKEQLEQCRLRGCIRKEHEILFVGRLVATKGLWFLLEAIEILYTRGVKAHFTIVGTGEELLSLKLFVTTHNLENMVTFAGQVDDQTLSDLYSTASLFILPSFVRLEAFGIVQLEALAMGVPVIASDMPGVNEVVQRSGGGWLVPPKNPEALAEKIQYALEHKEERLARAQQGQEYVFKYYDWSVISEQFENLYYELLQQKGHTL
- the ltaE gene encoding low-specificity L-threonine aldolase — protein: MIDIRSDTVTKPTQAMRKAMAEAEVGDDVYRDDPTVNELERLAASLVGKEAALFVPSGTFGNQLALFTWCKRGSEVILGEDCHIIQHEAGAASVIAGVQTRPIPAPTGRLNPQDIEKRIRGNDIHYPPTSLICMENAHSSGSVVPLHAMDEVYTVAQSHGIPVHLDGARIFNAAVSLGVEARELAARADSVMFCLSKGLCAPVGSLLAGPAAFIDQARKNRKIMGGGMRQTGILAAAGIVALRDMTGRLAEDHRRARRLAEGLSAIPGVQVAKDRMDINMVFFSIPALASPEKGQRFIELLKEAGILANPPEQGNFRFVTHYWIGDPEVQQIIDACKQALTLVQ
- a CDS encoding M24 family metallopeptidase gives rise to the protein MGEYRYVRQTENIMNYMSFAGSRLIVFEDFEGHRDPTIRWLSNHPGDALIFLSNDIMGKPILVPWDVNMAKQYASDFFTIIPYTDFERNPYKALKAVVEIMNVPPGSRIEIPPETSYPSFLRYVDTLPDYDIICREDGTHAEIKAMRAIKAAEEIERYRTAARITNEVIDELEKQIRAGAFKTEVDVAQFIEREGRMRGCEGTGFETLVAGPKRSFGIHAFPSYTGEPFGTQGLSIIDFGLKYDGYTTDVTITVAKGPLNRTQERMLSLVEKAYNLAVSLAKEGTPTRDIALAVDTHFEKAKKKMPHALGHGIGVEAHEEPAIRSRSDNEWVLQQGMVFTLEPGLYDPAHGGCRLENDFMLTENGLEQLTNSRIIRIPE